The Hylaeus volcanicus isolate JK05 unplaced genomic scaffold, UHH_iyHylVolc1.0_haploid 12197, whole genome shotgun sequence genome has a window encoding:
- the LOC128882853 gene encoding tetratricopeptide repeat protein 4 homolog produces MEDDWDIDSHTIQKLQEKYKNQDFPLFMDALPSSLNNNPHLEALNCILYDEHTPDERAMGFKEQGNLCFQDALKGNKKKFHLEQAISCYTQGIQHECPNATLKSLLYSNRAHAYLLLGKYIECIADCRASIQLDPQNIKSYFRGSKASYYLSLLRQSEQFCLDGLKVECENQPLQNLLKLIEEKKHEKLKKSRETQKKKMTQELLLEQYLNNALQSRGITLKKKVLYDVPLSKEKNAWLDSENHLHWCCILLYPEYTMSEAIVDFHENSTFLDHLMIMFPGDTSYAPWDMKREYIYSNLLVFYEGGFTDNSVVLVPNALTLKTTLSTIGLVSGNPIFHIVVKNTESEQMIQKMFCLREISFPDK; encoded by the exons ATGGAGGACGATTGGGATATTGATTCACACACCATACAAaagttacaagaaaaatataaaaatcaagaTTTCCCCTTATTTATGGATGCTCTTCCTA GTTCTTTGAATAACAATCCTCATCTTGAAGCCCtgaattgtattttgtatgaCGAACACACTCCGGATGAAAGAGCCATGGGTTTTaaa gAGCAaggaaatttatgttttcaaGATGCTCTAAagggaaacaaaaaaaaattccatcttGAACAAGCTATCAGTTGTTATACTCAAGGAATACAACATGAATGTCCAAATGCAACTTTAAAGTCTTTATTGTATTCGAATCGCGCTCACGCTTATTTACTTTTAG gaaaatatattgaatgtaTTGCTGATTGCCGTGCATCCATTCAACTCGATCCTCAAAACATTAAAAg ttATTTTCGAGGATCCAAAGCGTCTTATTATTTAAGCTTATTGCGTCAAAGCGAACAATTTTGCTTGGATGGGTTGAAAGTGGAGTGCGAAAATCAACccttacaaaatttattgaagcttattgaagaaaaaaaacatgaaaaacttaaaaaatctCGAGaaactcaaaaaaaaaaaatgactcaGGAATTATTGCTCGaacagtatttaaataatgctttGCAAAGCCGAG GCATCACTCTTAAGAAGAAGGTTTTATATGACGTTCCATtatccaaagaaaaaaatgcttGGTTAGATTCCGAAAATCACTTGCATTGGTgttgcattttattatatccGGAATATACTATGTCGGAAGCCATTGTCGactttcatgaaaattcaacCTTTTTAGACCATTTAATG atcaTGTTTCCTGGAGACACTTCTTATGCCCCATGGGATATGAAACgggaatatatttattccaatttaCTTGTTTTCTATGAA GGAGGCTTCACTGATAATTCCGTTGTTCTGGTTCCCAATGCACTCACACTCAAGACTACCTTATCAACAATTGGCCTTGTGTCGGGTAACCCTATTTTTCATATTGTA GTGAAAAATACAGAATCAGAacaaatgatacaaaaaatgtt